A single Caretta caretta isolate rCarCar2 chromosome 2, rCarCar1.hap1, whole genome shotgun sequence DNA region contains:
- the CABYR gene encoding calcium-binding tyrosine phosphorylation-regulated protein isoform X4, producing the protein MHSSKPRLVVPYGLKTLLEGVSRAVLKTSPSNITEFAALYFRELIAFREENPNLDITDLVREFHFTRVEGWTDRMPEKRADLGDKFMQDISVVSPLSEEPKQKEKSTDTEEDQLHEGPEPEYSSKTTQYPSTHCELLENEPSPTGPEPSPKGPELAYVPADPAQLAAQMLAMATTEAGQPPPYSNVWTLYCLTDLSQQGRKSPPPLPPAGTGAPYPQATLYISSGKEQQPFLQQQLTPQGPPPQVSSPTYVMMEESKRGNAPPFILVGSTVQNVQEWKSIPGHAVLTQHDTSAVRRFTTVPVPVARPADLKMATPNPNSNVAQETARPPTPVFLSVAIPLDEVMSAKRGSAAGDNQAAINPFAGSYGIAGEITFTSGPVRRADL; encoded by the exons ATGCATTCTTCAAAACCCAGGCTTGTTGTTCCATATGGCCTCAAGACTTTACTCGAGGGAGTGAGCAGAGCTGTTCTCAAAACCAGTCCAAGCAATATCACTGAGTTTGCAGCTCTCTACTTCAGAGAGCTAATTGCATTTAGAGAAG AAAATCCTAATTTGGATATAACAGACCTGGTTAGAGAATTTCATTTCACAAGAG TAGAGGGCTGGACTGATAGAATGCCAGAAAAGAGAGCTGACCTTGGAGACAAGTTTATGCAAGATATAAGTGTGGTGTCTCCACTTTCTGAGGaaccaaaacaaaaggaaaaatccaCAGACACAGAGGAGGACCAGTTGCACGAAGGCCCTGAACCTGAATACAGCAGCAAAACTACCCAATACCCATCGACTCACTGCGAACTTTTAGAAAATGAACCATCCCCTACGGGACCTGAACCATCCCCTAAGGGACCTGAACTTGCCTATGTCCCAGCTGATCCTGCACAGCTTGCTGCACAGATGTTAG caaTGGCAACAACCGAAGCGGGACAACCACCACCATATTCTAATGTGTGGACTCTCTATTGTCTAACTGATTTGAGCCAACAAGGTCGAAAGTCAccaccaccccttcctcctgctggaACTGGTGCTCCTTATCCCCAAGCAACCCTCTATATATCTAGTGGGAAGGAGCAACAACCGTTCCTACAACAGCAGCTGACACCACAAGGTCCACCACCACAAGTATCCTCTCCAACTTATGTGATGATGGAAGAAAGCAAGAGGGGAAATGCACCACCTTTCATATTAGTGGGCTCTACAGTTCAGAATGTACAGGAGTGGAAGTCTATTCCTGGCCATGCTGTCCTTACACAGCATGACACGAGTGCTGTGAGGAGATTCACTACAGTACCTGTACCAGTTGCCAGGCCAGCAGATCTGAAAATGGCCACTCCAAACCCCAATTCTAATGTTGCACAAGAAACTGCTAGACCACCAACCCCCGTTTTTCTTTCAGTTGCCATACCCTTAGACGAGGTAATGTCCGCAAAGAGGGGTTCAGCAGCTGGTGATAACCAAGCAGCCATAAATCCCTTTGCAGGAAGCTATGGTATAGCAGGAGAGATTACATTTACTTCTGGCCCGGTCCGCAGAGCAGACTTGTGA
- the CABYR gene encoding calcium-binding tyrosine phosphorylation-regulated protein isoform X1, translating to MHSSKPRLVVPYGLKTLLEGVSRAVLKTSPSNITEFAALYFRELIAFREENPNLDITDLVREFHFTRVEGWTDRMPEKRADLGDKFMQDISVVSPLSEEPKQKEKSTDTEEDQLHEGPEPEYSSKTTQYPSTHCELLENEPSPTGPEPSPKGPELAYVPADPAQLAAQMLGNTDSVHSMKDVGTSVQSLPELSLSSENTTAAPVEGAAEDATLTPAAERSAESVRLESAVQSQASVVLGPSSSQAERSTSDVDQASSNPLQDEPPPPAPPPSPPPPPPPPPSPPKDPLEAVPSQSEIEVTSTIQAMPIHTDDEPATEGEVPPYVEQFPQQIVIPFLEQVACLIEIQQPLMPSLNAGQFTCTKLLDPSADDAECDPERMETTAQMASAEQGFIMSAMATTEAGQPPPYSNVWTLYCLTDLSQQGRKSPPPLPPAGTGAPYPQATLYISSGKEQQPFLQQQLTPQGPPPQVSSPTYVMMEESKRGNAPPFILVGSTVQNVQEWKSIPGHAVLTQHDTSAVRRFTTVPVPVARPADLKMATPNPNSNVAQETARPPTPVFLSVAIPLDEVMSAKRGSAAGDNQAAINPFAGSYGIAGEITFTSGPVRRADL from the exons ATGCATTCTTCAAAACCCAGGCTTGTTGTTCCATATGGCCTCAAGACTTTACTCGAGGGAGTGAGCAGAGCTGTTCTCAAAACCAGTCCAAGCAATATCACTGAGTTTGCAGCTCTCTACTTCAGAGAGCTAATTGCATTTAGAGAAG AAAATCCTAATTTGGATATAACAGACCTGGTTAGAGAATTTCATTTCACAAGAG TAGAGGGCTGGACTGATAGAATGCCAGAAAAGAGAGCTGACCTTGGAGACAAGTTTATGCAAGATATAAGTGTGGTGTCTCCACTTTCTGAGGaaccaaaacaaaaggaaaaatccaCAGACACAGAGGAGGACCAGTTGCACGAAGGCCCTGAACCTGAATACAGCAGCAAAACTACCCAATACCCATCGACTCACTGCGAACTTTTAGAAAATGAACCATCCCCTACGGGACCTGAACCATCCCCTAAGGGACCTGAACTTGCCTATGTCCCAGCTGATCCTGCACAGCTTGCTGCACAGATGTTAGGTAACACTGATTCTGTTCATTCTATGAAGGATGTGGGAACAAGTGTGCAGTCTCTTCCTGAACTGTCTCTGAGCTCAGAGAACACAACAGCTGCACCAGTAGAAGGTGCTGCTGAAGACGCTACACTTACCCCAGCCGCTGAGCGTTCTGCAGAGTCTGTTAGGCTGGAGTCAGCGGTTCAAAGTCAGGCCTCTGTTGTCCTAGGGCCCTCCAGCAGTCAGGCTGAACGATCAACAAGTGATGTAGATCAAGCTTCCTCAAACCCCTTGCAGGATGaaccaccaccacctgctcctccaccatctcctcctccaccaccaccaccaccaccatctcctcctAAAGATCCATTagaggctgtgccttcccaaagcGAAATTGAGGTTACATCAACCATTCAGGCTATGCCAATACATACTGACGATGAGCCTGCTACTGAAGGAGAGGTTCCACCTTACGTAGAGCAGTTCCCGCAGCAAATAGTAATTCCCTTTTTAGAACAAGTAGCTTGTCTAATAGAGATTCAGCAGCCACTAATGCCTTCACTAAATGCAGGTCAGTTTACATGCACTAAGCTCTTAGATCCATCTGCAGATGATGCAGAATGTGACCCTGAAAGAATGGAAACTACAGCGCAAATGGCATCAGCTGAGCAAGGTTTTATTATGTCAG caaTGGCAACAACCGAAGCGGGACAACCACCACCATATTCTAATGTGTGGACTCTCTATTGTCTAACTGATTTGAGCCAACAAGGTCGAAAGTCAccaccaccccttcctcctgctggaACTGGTGCTCCTTATCCCCAAGCAACCCTCTATATATCTAGTGGGAAGGAGCAACAACCGTTCCTACAACAGCAGCTGACACCACAAGGTCCACCACCACAAGTATCCTCTCCAACTTATGTGATGATGGAAGAAAGCAAGAGGGGAAATGCACCACCTTTCATATTAGTGGGCTCTACAGTTCAGAATGTACAGGAGTGGAAGTCTATTCCTGGCCATGCTGTCCTTACACAGCATGACACGAGTGCTGTGAGGAGATTCACTACAGTACCTGTACCAGTTGCCAGGCCAGCAGATCTGAAAATGGCCACTCCAAACCCCAATTCTAATGTTGCACAAGAAACTGCTAGACCACCAACCCCCGTTTTTCTTTCAGTTGCCATACCCTTAGACGAGGTAATGTCCGCAAAGAGGGGTTCAGCAGCTGGTGATAACCAAGCAGCCATAAATCCCTTTGCAGGAAGCTATGGTATAGCAGGAGAGATTACATTTACTTCTGGCCCGGTCCGCAGAGCAGACTTGTGA
- the CABYR gene encoding calcium-binding tyrosine phosphorylation-regulated protein isoform X2, producing MHSSKPRLVVPYGLKTLLEGVSRAVLKTSPSNITEFAALYFRELIAFREENPNLDITDLVREFHFTRVEGWTDRMPEKRADLGDKFMQDISVVSPLSEEPKQKEKSTDTEEDQLHEGPEPEYSSKTTQYPSTHCELLENEPSPTGPEPSPKGPELAYVPADPAQLAAQMLGNTDSVHSMKDVGTSVQSLPELSLSSENTTAAPVEGAAEDATLTPAAERSAESVRLESAVQSQASVVLGPSSSQAERSTSDVDQASSNPLQDEPPPPAPPPSPPPPPPPPPSPPKDPLEAVPSQSEIEVTSTIQAMPIHTDDEPATEGEVPPYVEQFPQQIVIPFLEQVACLIEIQQPLMPSLNAGQFTCTKLLDPSADDAECDPERMETTAQMASAEQGFIMSVAIPLDEVMSAKRGSAAGDNQAAINPFAGSYGIAGEITFTSGPVRRADL from the exons ATGCATTCTTCAAAACCCAGGCTTGTTGTTCCATATGGCCTCAAGACTTTACTCGAGGGAGTGAGCAGAGCTGTTCTCAAAACCAGTCCAAGCAATATCACTGAGTTTGCAGCTCTCTACTTCAGAGAGCTAATTGCATTTAGAGAAG AAAATCCTAATTTGGATATAACAGACCTGGTTAGAGAATTTCATTTCACAAGAG TAGAGGGCTGGACTGATAGAATGCCAGAAAAGAGAGCTGACCTTGGAGACAAGTTTATGCAAGATATAAGTGTGGTGTCTCCACTTTCTGAGGaaccaaaacaaaaggaaaaatccaCAGACACAGAGGAGGACCAGTTGCACGAAGGCCCTGAACCTGAATACAGCAGCAAAACTACCCAATACCCATCGACTCACTGCGAACTTTTAGAAAATGAACCATCCCCTACGGGACCTGAACCATCCCCTAAGGGACCTGAACTTGCCTATGTCCCAGCTGATCCTGCACAGCTTGCTGCACAGATGTTAGGTAACACTGATTCTGTTCATTCTATGAAGGATGTGGGAACAAGTGTGCAGTCTCTTCCTGAACTGTCTCTGAGCTCAGAGAACACAACAGCTGCACCAGTAGAAGGTGCTGCTGAAGACGCTACACTTACCCCAGCCGCTGAGCGTTCTGCAGAGTCTGTTAGGCTGGAGTCAGCGGTTCAAAGTCAGGCCTCTGTTGTCCTAGGGCCCTCCAGCAGTCAGGCTGAACGATCAACAAGTGATGTAGATCAAGCTTCCTCAAACCCCTTGCAGGATGaaccaccaccacctgctcctccaccatctcctcctccaccaccaccaccaccaccatctcctcctAAAGATCCATTagaggctgtgccttcccaaagcGAAATTGAGGTTACATCAACCATTCAGGCTATGCCAATACATACTGACGATGAGCCTGCTACTGAAGGAGAGGTTCCACCTTACGTAGAGCAGTTCCCGCAGCAAATAGTAATTCCCTTTTTAGAACAAGTAGCTTGTCTAATAGAGATTCAGCAGCCACTAATGCCTTCACTAAATGCAGGTCAGTTTACATGCACTAAGCTCTTAGATCCATCTGCAGATGATGCAGAATGTGACCCTGAAAGAATGGAAACTACAGCGCAAATGGCATCAGCTGAGCAAGGTTTTATTATGTCAG TTGCCATACCCTTAGACGAGGTAATGTCCGCAAAGAGGGGTTCAGCAGCTGGTGATAACCAAGCAGCCATAAATCCCTTTGCAGGAAGCTATGGTATAGCAGGAGAGATTACATTTACTTCTGGCCCGGTCCGCAGAGCAGACTTGTGA
- the CABYR gene encoding calcium-binding tyrosine phosphorylation-regulated protein isoform X3 produces the protein MELRHLPWPRPPRPPTYKRPRLRRTPVEEAPAREAAAEEEEEAQRSGLEPLPPAPVDIRGRTVVRVICRQSTKMHSSKPRLVVPYGLKTLLEGVSRAVLKTSPSNITEFAALYFRELIAFREENPNLDITDLVREFHFTRVEGWTDRMPEKRADLGDKFMQDISVVSPLSEEPKQKEKSTDTEEDQLHEGPEPEYSSKTTQYPSTHCELLENEPSPTGPEPSPKGPELAYVPADPAQLAAQMLGNTDSVHSMKDVGTSVQSLPELSLSSENTTAAPVEGAAEDATLTPAAERSAESVRLESAVQSQASVVLGPSSSQAERSTSDVDQASSNPLQDEPPPPAPPPSPPPPPPPPPSPPKDPLEAVPSQSEIEVTSTIQAMPIHTDDEPATEGEVPPYVEQFPQQIVIPFLEQVACLIEIQQPLMPSLNAGQFTCTKLLDPSADDAECDPERMETTAQMASAEQGFIMSG, from the exons ATGGAACTCCGTCACctcccctggccccgcccaccaCGACCCCCCACCTATAAAAGGCCCCGCCTGCGGCGGACCCCTGTAGAGGAGGCTCCGGCAAGGGAGGCggcggcggaggaggaggaggaagcgcAAAGGTCTGGGCTGGAGCCGCTGCCCCCGGCCCCGGTTGATATTCGGGGGCGAACAG TTGTGAGAGTGATTTGTCGCCAATCGACGAAGATGCATTCTTCAAAACCCAGGCTTGTTGTTCCATATGGCCTCAAGACTTTACTCGAGGGAGTGAGCAGAGCTGTTCTCAAAACCAGTCCAAGCAATATCACTGAGTTTGCAGCTCTCTACTTCAGAGAGCTAATTGCATTTAGAGAAG AAAATCCTAATTTGGATATAACAGACCTGGTTAGAGAATTTCATTTCACAAGAG TAGAGGGCTGGACTGATAGAATGCCAGAAAAGAGAGCTGACCTTGGAGACAAGTTTATGCAAGATATAAGTGTGGTGTCTCCACTTTCTGAGGaaccaaaacaaaaggaaaaatccaCAGACACAGAGGAGGACCAGTTGCACGAAGGCCCTGAACCTGAATACAGCAGCAAAACTACCCAATACCCATCGACTCACTGCGAACTTTTAGAAAATGAACCATCCCCTACGGGACCTGAACCATCCCCTAAGGGACCTGAACTTGCCTATGTCCCAGCTGATCCTGCACAGCTTGCTGCACAGATGTTAGGTAACACTGATTCTGTTCATTCTATGAAGGATGTGGGAACAAGTGTGCAGTCTCTTCCTGAACTGTCTCTGAGCTCAGAGAACACAACAGCTGCACCAGTAGAAGGTGCTGCTGAAGACGCTACACTTACCCCAGCCGCTGAGCGTTCTGCAGAGTCTGTTAGGCTGGAGTCAGCGGTTCAAAGTCAGGCCTCTGTTGTCCTAGGGCCCTCCAGCAGTCAGGCTGAACGATCAACAAGTGATGTAGATCAAGCTTCCTCAAACCCCTTGCAGGATGaaccaccaccacctgctcctccaccatctcctcctccaccaccaccaccaccaccatctcctcctAAAGATCCATTagaggctgtgccttcccaaagcGAAATTGAGGTTACATCAACCATTCAGGCTATGCCAATACATACTGACGATGAGCCTGCTACTGAAGGAGAGGTTCCACCTTACGTAGAGCAGTTCCCGCAGCAAATAGTAATTCCCTTTTTAGAACAAGTAGCTTGTCTAATAGAGATTCAGCAGCCACTAATGCCTTCACTAAATGCAGGTCAGTTTACATGCACTAAGCTCTTAGATCCATCTGCAGATGATGCAGAATGTGACCCTGAAAGAATGGAAACTACAGCGCAAATGGCATCAGCTGAGCAAGGTTTTATTATGTCAG GCTAA